A genome region from Portunus trituberculatus isolate SZX2019 chromosome 40, ASM1759143v1, whole genome shotgun sequence includes the following:
- the LOC123515971 gene encoding uncharacterized protein LOC123515971: MLASRRRGSCGGVGDRVKAQYCGKGEGCWGDRHTLQERATGVLAALVEGAVDAPKESHSLTPIASYLLTLNSRLLTTTMTAVIASRPRWLPLEYHWAPLDHDPLLGLLRLVGARLTSLTYTCHPLSREPLLQALAAMPSLISLSLPETADNNVLSVVGAACPFLASLCVRGSRAVTDDGVRRLLLRRHTYTRSRWRRLFSRWRTLRASFTRQQACYRPLPPPVFSDQALLPPLDPDHLNPLSATLTLLDLGGTRVTTQVAEWARSLLPPQASVEVTHAHRALHSQGSLEDQMVGLLAPLTP, translated from the coding sequence ATGCTGGCCTCCAGGAGGCGTGGGTCCTGTGGCGGGGTTGGCGACCGTGTCAAGGCCCAGTATTGTGGCAAGGGTGAAGGGTGCTGGGGGGATCGCCACACCCTCCAGGAACGAGCAACGGGTGTTCTGGCCGCCCTGGTGGAAGGCGCCGTGGACGCTCCTAAAGAGTCTCACTCCCTCACGCCCATTGCCTCATACTTACTCACGCTAAACTCCCGCCTCCTGACCACTACCATGACCGCGGTGATAGCCAGTCGACCCCGCTGGCTGCCCCTCGAGTACCACTGGGCTCCCCTTGACCACGACCCTCTGTTGGGACTGTTGCGTCTGGTGGGGGCGCGTCTTACTTCCCTCACCTACACGTGCCACCCGCTGTCGCGCGAGCCCCTGCTGCAGGCCTTGGCCGCCAtgccttccctcatctctctctctctgccggagACCGCTGACAATAACGTGCTATCGGTAGTGGGCGCCGCCTgccccttccttgcctccctctgCGTGCGGGGCTCCAGAGCTGTTACTGACGATGGCGTGCGTCGGCTGCTCCTCCGACGCCACACATACACTCGCTCTCGCTGGCGCCGTCTGTTCTCTCGCTGGCGAACGCTGCGGGCCTCCTTCACCCGCCAGCAGGCTTGCTACCGCCCGCTGCCGCCGCCTGTCTTCAGTGATCAGGCTCTGCTGCCTCCCCTCGACCCCGACCATCTCAATCCCCTGAGTGCCACGCTGACCCTCCTGGACCTGGGCGGCACCAGGGTCACCACGCAAGTGGCAGAGTGGGCCCGCAGCCTTCTTCCCCCTCAGGCCAGCGTGGAGGTGACCCACGCCCACCGCGCCCTCCACTCTCAGGGCTCCCTCGAGGATCAAATGGTCGGCCTCCTGGCGCCCCTCACACCCTAG